One Dictyoglomus turgidum DSM 6724 DNA window includes the following coding sequences:
- a CDS encoding tripartite tricarboxylate transporter TctB family protein, which translates to MRLRFSWDTGIGIGIVLFGFFILINALNMPNMPLGLGPGDFPEIVSIGLIICGIILAIQSIRKMEKTKKMYSANSLRDILILIFLSLLYVYLVSYLGFLYLTPFLMFATMYLFGYRKIPYAIVISIIFTLLVYYVFYGIFKVPLPQFSLF; encoded by the coding sequence ATGAGATTAAGATTTAGTTGGGATACTGGTATAGGGATAGGTATAGTACTTTTTGGTTTCTTTATATTGATTAATGCCTTAAATATGCCTAATATGCCTTTGGGACTTGGGCCTGGAGATTTTCCTGAGATTGTGAGTATTGGGCTTATTATTTGTGGGATTATTTTAGCTATACAAAGCATAAGGAAGATGGAAAAAACTAAAAAGATGTATTCTGCGAATTCTTTAAGGGATATTTTAATCCTCATATTTCTCTCTCTTTTGTATGTGTATCTTGTAAGCTATCTTGGTTTTTTATATCTCACTCCTTTTCTCATGTTTGCTACCATGTATCTTTTTGGGTATAGAAAAATACCTTATGCAATTGTCATAAGCATCATTTTTACCCTTTTGGTTTATTACGTTTTCTACGGAATATTTAAGGTTCCTCTTCCTCAATTTTCTTTATTCTAA